A region of Deltaproteobacteria bacterium DNA encodes the following proteins:
- a CDS encoding ABC transporter ATP-binding protein has product MNEIVTIRGLLKDYGEGGGVTHALRGIDLDLARGEFTAMAGPSGSGKSTLLNIIGGLDRPTSGSVRVAGEDLSKLTRSDLSRLRRDRIGFVFQSYNLIPVLNVMENAEYVLLLQGMRLRERRERVRRVLKEVGLEGLENRFPRELSGGQQQRVAIARAVAPEPPLILADEPTANVDSKTAAALLDLMRRLNEEKGITFLFSTHDPAVMKRARRLILLKDGRIDGSRENKEEEGSEAG; this is encoded by the coding sequence ATGAATGAAATCGTCACCATTCGGGGGCTTCTCAAGGATTACGGGGAAGGAGGGGGGGTCACCCATGCTCTGCGCGGGATCGATCTGGATCTTGCCCGGGGTGAGTTCACGGCCATGGCAGGACCTTCCGGTTCAGGCAAAAGTACGCTTTTGAACATCATCGGGGGATTGGACCGGCCGACATCCGGCTCGGTGAGAGTGGCGGGAGAAGATCTCAGTAAACTCACCCGTTCTGATTTGAGCCGCTTGCGAAGGGACCGGATCGGATTCGTTTTCCAGTCCTACAACCTGATTCCGGTTCTCAACGTGATGGAAAACGCTGAGTACGTTTTGCTTCTTCAGGGCATGAGGCTTCGGGAACGGAGGGAAAGGGTTCGCCGGGTGTTGAAAGAAGTGGGCTTGGAAGGTCTTGAAAACCGCTTTCCCCGGGAGCTTTCAGGGGGGCAGCAACAGCGGGTTGCCATCGCGCGGGCCGTGGCCCCTGAGCCGCCTCTGATCCTGGCCGATGAGCCCACCGCCAATGTGGATTCCAAGACGGCCGCCGCCCTTCTGGATCTCATGAGGCGGCTTAACGAGGAAAAGGGCATTACCTTCCTTTTTTCCACCCATGACCCTGCGGTCATGAAAAGGGCGAGGCGTTTGATCCTGCTGAAGGACGGAAGGATCGACGGAAGCAGGGAGAACAAAGAAGAAGAGGGCTCGGAGGCCGGATAG